The following nucleotide sequence is from Penicillium digitatum chromosome 5, complete sequence.
CCTTCACCCACAACATCTACACAAACCCCAAAGACGCCATTGCCCACAGCAGCTACCAGGCAAGACTCGCAGTCCCCACATGTATCAAGCTGCTGCTCTCAAAACCAAAAGCCGAAGTCACACACCCCATCCCCAGCTCCTGCCGTGGCTGCTGCTCTGGCTCAGATTGGTGGATCCTGTTGCGGAGGGTCCTGCCCTTCCACGACAAATCCTGTTGTGTACCCAGAGGCCGACCAGCAGCAATTCCAACAACCTTTTGCTTGGGATGATCACAGTTACGTGCAATTCCCCATGCCCCAAATGTCCCCATGGCCCAATAGCTCGATTACCACGCATGGAGACTACATGCATTCCGCCATGCACCAAGCACACCCCCAACACCGAAGTCTCCACAATGGGTACATGGGGATGCTGCTACCACACTCTCAGCCTCAAATGGCCCAAATGGGGGTGTCAGTCGATGTAACTTCGCCGCCATCTCTGGCGTATTCTAATCCGATGAACGGGCTGGGAATCACGCAGCCATCTATGGGTCCATACATACTGAACAACCTCGGACCTTCCTACAATGTCTCACCAGTCGGCGACTCTTTTCACGACTGTAGCTGTGGAGAAGATTGTCAGTGTCTTGGTTGCGCTGCTCATCCGTTCAACACCACAACCCGGAAGCATGTCCAAGAGATGGGTGCCATGATCACCTCCAACGGTGATGACAAGAATCCTGAAATCGCTAACCCTTACCGATCCTCATCTTACCAGGGCGGCGCATCTTCGGCCCAGTTCCCTTACTTCATGCAAAGTAATCCGTCGATAGACCATGGCTTCCAGCAGATGCCGTTTGATAGGCACTCGGATCCAAATTCCACTCTACCCAGTGGTTATGCCTCCCCTCTGTCAGCAAACCACCATCTGAACCAGCAGTTGATGCATCCTTCAGAGTATTACACCCTGGAATACCCAGTCGGGCTACCAAGTGCCTGTTCTGACATGACGGGCAGCTGTCAATGCGGTAGCGACTGCAGCTGTGTGGGCTGCCTCACACATAGCGGCCACAACGGTCTTTCTCTGGACGTGCCTATCCCCGAGCCCCCCATTACCAACATAGCGGAAAGCCAAACTCAATCTTCCCACTCTGTTCCTCACACAAGTTCCGCTACGTCTCACACTTCGCGGATCCCTGTGCTGGACAATATTTCTGTGCGCTGCCTGAGTCCGCGCACTCTGGAGACTTCCATGATCTAGATGATCTACGGCTTGATGATTGATTACCGTTTTCTTTCTCCCCTCTCTTTTCCTCCGCGTCGTTTTTGATCTTGCATGATTTATGATGTTCTATGATGATACCCTTTCTAAAATCTCTGCTCTAGACGGCCACAGTAATAGATTGCCTGTTTGAATGTAATCTGTTGTGTCGAATCCTCCCATTTTTTCAGTCATCGATTTTCTTATTGTTCTCTGTAGTGTTTCGCGAATCCTTGCTTTCAATGCTCGTACTTCACCTAGAACTAGATGGGGTGCATAATGGCGCAAAAACCAGAGACACCCGGGGGCCATTTTCGCTCACACCAAAGCCCCAACAGACAACGACATTAGTTTGTTTGTATGTTCTAATCATTTTACTCTGAAATTAATATGATGATCGTCAATGCATTGGGGGATATCATAATTCTGAAGCAAAAGATAGTGTACAAATAAAGGACAGTCACCCACAAAACCAAATCAACCCTTATTCCACTTTCCGAACTTCACATAGTCATCATAGAGCGACTTGAATACCGCACGACCAGAGACATCCAGCGCAGCGTTAAGCGCACGCATAGACTCACGTGACATGACATCTAGAGCCGCATACAGACCAGGTAAGATAGCAGCCTTGACCTCTGGGGACAGCGACCCACGTAGCGAGCACTGCGCATACTCCATAACAACATACTGCAAGTACTGACCTGCGATGCGCTTCGCCTTCTTCGTCTGATCAGTCAGGGCCTCGCGGGATGCACCAGGCTGGGGGCGAAGAACCGCCGAGACAGTGGGGTCGCACAGGGAGGTGAGCAGACGGGTGTAGTAGGTAGCATGCAAGGCATCGAGCGGTGCGAGCCAGAAGGGCTGTGAGAGGGTGGACTGGAAGCGGGAGCGGCCGCGTTTGCGGGACCGCGCAAAGAGACAGCCGAGCAGGCGCTGCATGGCGTTTACCACTAGGTGGAAGCGGCCGCCAATCTTGAGGCGTTGCAGGCTGAGTACCACACCCATGAGTCGGCACAGGCGGGTGTAGATGGTTGGTGCGTAGGCGGGGGAAATCTGCGGACCAATTTTGGAGGAGGCGCTTGCGATTGCGCTGAGAATGCTGTCGATATTGCATTGGGCGAGGCTGCGGGTGTGGCTGCGGAGGAGGTGGTCCAGGCATTCGGAGGCGAAGCAGAATTGGTCGATGCTTGTGCTTTGGATGATGACTTCGGCGAGGGAGGTGCAGAGGAGGGAGATCTCCCGTGCTGTGGCGCTTTCTCTATCTTCGACAGGAGGGAGCGAGGAAACGGCGAGGTAGAGCACGAGAAGTCTGTAGCCGGCGTTTTCGCCAATCAAGCCAAGTCCGCGGACTTCACAGATTGTATGGGTGATTTTTTCCACGGTCATCGAACGGAAGCGTTCCGTGGTAGTTTGGATGAAGAGCTGCTGGTCCTCGGCATATAAAGACTTAAGGGCAAGAGTCTCGGCGCATTGCAGGACTGGCTGAGCGATGTTCTGCTCAGGTCCTTTGCTGGCAAGGAGACGTCGTCGGATCAACCGAGACGGTTCCGAATCAACGGACATTTCCATGTAATTGTCAATCTTAGTCAGGAACTTCTCCACTTCGATGTTGTTGGTGGCTAGATCTTCGAAATCTTCTAGAGCATCAATGGTCTTGATAAGGGTAATCGTCTCCTCCATCTTCTGCTTCCTGCACTGGTCTTTGACATGTTTCATGTCAGCCAACACAAAATCGAATACTTTCTGGCGGCAAGCGGCAAGTTCCTTCTCTGAGAAGGCTGTCTGCAACTGCTTGCGGTGGACCCAAAGCTCTGACAAAGTCAACCTCAAAAGGTAACATGCCATGGAGTCACGATCCACCTGCTTCATCTTAGCAGTTTGCTTCGACGCCCGGGAAAAGAGTTTCTTGAACATCTTGTTCCGCTCATCCTCAGACGAAACTAGGAGCTTGGCCGAAACCGCGCGGTGCAGGCTTCGGAATGCTTTCATAATCTGGAGGTCGAGGTCGGTGCCCTCCAATGGGACGGCTCGAGCAGCAGTCCAGATGGGGTCCCAGTCACTAGTCAGTGTGGCATCACACTTAGGCATAGCAGCCAGTTTCGCCATCATCGTAATAATCCCGATTGTGACATCTGGAGAACTATTCTGTTCAAGTAGAACATTTTGCaacttgttcaaaatggtAGTTCTCAGCCCCCGAGTGATCAACGGGGCCGGAACCCTCTGTAAGCTCTGAATAAGCAGTTTGCGATTGGAGGAGTCTTGCTCGATGCTATCGTTGAGGAGAAGGGAAAGATCAGAGACAATGAAGGGAGCGTTGAGCATATACTCGTGGCAGACCACGCTCGCCCACGCCTGAAGAAACCTTGCTTCTTCTGATACAGCCTCCAAGGGCAGCGATGACGAATGGTATTGAGCGGCTGCCAGGGACAGAATATGCCGGAACAGACGGGATCGATCTTCAGATGAGATAAGAACCCAAACATCCGGAACTCTGACAAGGGCCAGGAAATATGCTAGGCCAAGAGTTGTTTGAGAATCCACAGTATCTGTGCGGCCATTCCAGGGTGCCTTCATCGACTTCTTGGCATCCTTGGTTGAGATGGAGGTGATGAGGTCAGTGACATCCTTGGTGGCTTTAACGAACGAACCTAGCGGCTCATCACTAGCGTGTGCTTTGGCTGTAGCAATTAAGAATCGGTAAGCCTCCCACGACTCCAGAGGGGCGAGTTGAACTTTGGTTAGGTCCTTGTGGTTGCGATGAACAGTCTTGGCGGCGACTTCTGCCAATGAAATGATTGCATTTGCCATGGCATTATCAGCAGACTGCAGTGAGTTGTCTAGGAAATTTCGTACCAACCGCCACAGACGCCATCTCCAGTGCAAAGCCTGCTTTGACGATAGAGTAGAGGTTAAGATTTCCAGGAGAGATGTGAAGGTCGTTTCCGATTCTGGGAATGTCGACACTCGGCCACGGAAGCTTGCCTCCACAATTACGAATTTGGCATAAGACTGAGGAGTTTCAGCAACCTTGCCATTTTCAGCTCGCGTCTCGCTGGCAGCGGTACGCATCTGGGCAGCAATATGCGTCTCAGTGAGGGAGGTTCGCATCAGCTCCGAGTAAGCATCTGCCAACTCATCATCTTCCCACACCGAGAAGAAACTCAAATTGCTATTATCTTGGCGAGCCTCCTCCAAAACAACAAGCTGGTTGTGCCACAATTCCATGAAGCTGGGTAGATCTCTTGCGGCAGCGAAACCTCGTAATAACGGCAGCACAATCTTGCTCTTGATAATGTCGTGGTCCCTTTGTCTTCGAGAACCACTTTCGCGCCACTGCAACATAACCTTGTCGAGCAATGCGTCAAGAAGCTTACGCGAATCACGCAAACCAGAGTTTGGCAGGAAAATATCAACCCCGAGACTGATAAACAGAGCAGTTACATTCCACTGGACCTTCTCAAGACCTTGTTCAAAAAGACCAGTGTAATTGGCATGCGCCAGAATGGTGTGAAGAGAAAGACCAACCTTTCGGTCAAGAGCTACCTGGAGGAGGTGCTCCAATACCGATATGAACTTGGAAGAAAAGGTGGCGAAGTCTTCCTCCTTTGCAGTAGAGAACGCTAGCTCTGCAACAGCGACAAATAAAGTCTCCAACCACGGAGCTTCATGCGTTTGCCTCCGGAACACATCTCTAGGGACAGCACGCACGGCATTGTCAAAAAGCTCAGGAAGAAGCTCCACTGATCGCCAGGGATGCATACAAGCTTCATTGCTTGCTTTGTTTTCCTTGGCCACAGCAAACTCGCGAATGATTGGCCTGAAGGTATCAGTCACTGGTTTGACCGAGCTCCAGTCGGGCTCATCCTGAGAATAATCTATGCCAGAGCTTCCACGTTCAAAGAATGCTGCACGTGCGGGAAGTAAGACATGAAGGGCAGTAATGCGTTCAATCGCATGTAGGAGAGTGGCTCGCTCGTCGGTGTCAAGATTGGCAGACCGAAGGCATATCTGGAGCCTAAGCGCATGGGCGAAACAATGTCTCGCAAAAAACTCGTTGCTAGACTTGTTGTCCATATCATCTTCACGGTAAGACCTCGATTCCCACAGCTCTACCGCCGAGGGAAACACGTACAGCAAGTGCTGGAGATCGGTTGTTTTCCCCTCATGCGAGAACTGCTTGGCGGCCACGGCAGCCACCCGGAATGCTCGGCCCAGCAGTATGGCGACGGTCTCGGGCTCGCCCCTCAGCGCAAGCTTCAAATGAGAGTTTGCCACCCCATCAGTGCCTAGTGTGCGATGCGCAAGTGTCACAAATCCATGTAGACAATCCAATGCGCGGATAAAAGCGAGGAAGCATGCTGCGGGGTTCTGACGTTGCTCGTCCACGTCTACGTCCATGGCGTCTGCATCATTCTCAGTTGTCATTCTCTTGCGTTTTTTCCCTTGGTTCCCTCGGCGGTCATCGTGTGTCGAAGATCCAGACAGTGTGTTACTAGACTCGGAGTCAGAGCTTAGGGTCGCAAGCTCGTTCCCCAGACCGGAAAAGATATCGGCCTCCAAATCCTCGAGGGTGTCACATAGAATCGACAAGAATTTCTGGTCTTTAAGAATAGCAGCGAGATTCTTCGGCGAAATCAGGTCGATTAGCTGTCGCAATAAAAGGAAAGAAGCCGCGTCCACTCTGTAGTTCTTCCCACTTCTCAGTCTCTTCAATAGCCATCGCAGAACCCATTCCTCTTTCGGGGTAGCGTTTGTTTGAATCCGAACATCACAGTGAACTTCCGGGTGACTATCACATAGCGTCAAATCCACGCCGATAATCTGAGCCGCTTCGTGAATCTGGGTTGTTGGACTGGCGGTGCCCTTCTCAAGGCGGAGGAGCGCCTCTTGCGATGAGCGCGGACGCTGTAGAAGCGCAACACATTAGATTTCGCGACAAGACAAGATTTATTACATTGTAACATTTGACATACCTCCGCAATCGACGGCATCTCGAAAAAAGCAAATTATTCGAGAGAGTGGATGGTTATTTGtcgagggaaaaaaaaaagagagaccACGAAGAAAAACCGCGGATTGCTCCGACCGCCTTTGGCCAAATCGACTCGGTCCGCTGAACCTCCCAAACTCCTTGCACTCCACACGCCTCCATTCACCTCTATAATTCCACATACTTGCAACTGGTTAGTGTGTTGCCCTTGGAAATAGCTCCGATTCGATTGTTGCTTACTTCTTCCCCGGCAGATTTATCGCAATGGCTGAATCCAGTGAATCCGGGCCGATCGCGCGCGCCACCAGGCCCGTTAGCGAGGCTTTGCTTAACGAGAAGGTATGAGCTAGCTGGATCCTCTATTGGGAGAAGTTGCAACAAATCATCATACCATGATATAAGTTGACGATTGTCTCGTTCTGGGAGCAAATATGGGAACCCCCGTTGGCTAACCGTCAACGTCATATAATTAGTGGGACCGCGCCATCTCCTCTGTGCTCATCAAGTCCTCCCTCGGTCTGTCTTTCGGTGTTGTCTTCTCGGTGCTCCTCTTCAAGCGCCGAGCTTGGCCCGCGTGGGTTGGTCTCGGCTTCGGTGCCGGACGTGCCTGGGAAGAGGCTGATGGTACGTTCATATCTATGTTTACATTTGGTTCGGCTTTTAGAGAGACTCTTGGTGAAGTCGGAGCTTCGAGTCACTTTGAGATAAGCTCCCATGAGCTTGGGCAGAGGCAGCTTGCTCTACTATTTTCCGCATCGAGCTTCGCGTGCCCCTCAACAGTCACCCCACTATCCGCTTTTCACCGAAACCTGTCTATCTCCAAGATCTAAGAACAACTGAGCTAACTTGCACTTAGCCTCTTTCCGTCGTGGCGACTCCCCTATTAGAGATGCCCTACGCCGCTAAATAATGGCTTCCAAGTGTGCACGACACATTGTACAGAAGGCAAGAGGCCATCACTGAGCGGTTGTCTTAGCCCAGAGAAGAATTGGTTTACCGTTACTCACCAAAGAACCATCGACATCGAACAAGGTGTTTCCTTGAGTTTTTTTACCCTCGTCTTTCAAATTAAGAAACATGATTCGAATTGAAAACATGTCCTGGAGCTTCACTTGCAACACTTGCCGTCAGTAATTTCAGACCTTCGCTCCATGTGAGATCGAAGGCACAAGTCGATACAAAAACGTTCAAGTTGTAAATCGGATCTGCGAAGCAGAATTTCTCTCTTTGTGGTCACTATAGATGAGCTTATGTCTATCAATTTAGAAGAAAAGCGACAACACAAGGAGTTCCAGAGGCCCGTATACAAGAGGGCATCTTTTCAAAATACAGGGTCCGCTAGCCTTGGCTCGGGAGATGCCGTCGGGTGCAAATTGAGTGTGACTGGTTGTCCCGCCCCTGATGGAGGTAGTTTCAACCAGGGTTCTCGTTTCCACCAGCCTGATATGTGGTACAATCCACCGCATCTATAGTATGGTTGATGCCGAATTGGGGAGATGGGTGAGTGAGTCCATCTGCTATCAAATGATACTATCTACGAGTACTGACTCGGATAGAACCCTAGTGTCAGTCAGATAGGCGATGACTGCAACTTGGCAACTTGATCTCAGATCTCTGCTATTGTATTCAGGTCAATCATGTCTCAGAGACCCACCGTGGACGGTACCCTCGATAGTCAATCTCAGCCGGGAAGTGTGTCACCACACCAATTCCTACACGGGCCAGGACCGCAACAAATTCTATTTGGTTGTCAGTGGTGAGTTCTGCTGTAATATTGCGACTGCCCAGGGAATATCCCTTGACAACCTTGACGCCTGTAACTCAGCAGCTGGAAGCTCTTGCTCGGCCCTCCGGCATGGTTGTGTCAGTGTGATATCAAGTACCACTACAGCTCCTC
It contains:
- a CDS encoding UPF0327 protein NCU06495, with protein sequence MAESSESGPIARATRPVSEALLNEKWDRAISSVLIKSSLGLSFGVVFSVLLFKRRAWPAWVGLGFGAGRAWEEADASFRRGDSPIRDALRR
- a CDS encoding Copper-activated transcription factor GRISEA, putative, producing the protein MPLDEEGAKWSCEPCIRGHRSSKCQHFDRLMMKVPKAGRPLAKCPHPKGTCSCQKTYAVMVRIPKGSSCLCRPLYKVPMEANDSTQSPPPSMAPTSSPAPGKVQKSGRRQSTMQAAPENIARALENNMLEKVKLEDGMSNLVSDFSPQLGSDGSHPSPTTSTQTPKTPLPTAATRQDSQSPHVSSCCSQNQKPKSHTPSPAPAVAAALAQIGGSCCGGSCPSTTNPVVYPEADQQQFQQPFAWDDHSYVQFPMPQMSPWPNSSITTHGDYMHSAMHQAHPQHRSLHNGYMGMLLPHSQPQMAQMGVSVDVTSPPSLAYSNPMNGLGITQPSMGPYILNNLGPSYNVSPVGDSFHDCSCGEDCQCLGCAAHPFNTTTRKHVQEMGAMITSNGDDKNPEIANPYRSSSYQGGASSAQFPYFMQSNPSIDHGFQQMPFDRHSDPNSTLPSGYASPLSANHHLNQQLMHPSEYYTLEYPVGLPSACSDMTGSCQCGSDCSCVGCLTHSGHNGLSLDVPIPEPPITNIAESQTQSSHSVPHTSSATSHTSRIPVLDNISVRCLSPRTLETSMI
- a CDS encoding Nucleolar 27S pre-rRNA processing, Urb2/Npa2; the encoded protein is MPSIAERPRSSQEALLRLEKGTASPTTQIHEAAQIIGVDLTLCDSHPEVHCDVRIQTNATPKEEWVLRWLLKRLRSGKNYRVDAASFLLLRQLIDLISPKNLAAILKDQKFLSILCDTLEDLEADIFSGLGNELATLSSDSESSNTLSGSSTHDDRRGNQGKKRKRMTTENDADAMDVDVDEQRQNPAACFLAFIRALDCLHGFVTLAHRTLGTDGVANSHLKLALRGEPETVAILLGRAFRVAAVAAKQFSHEGKTTDLQHLLYVFPSAVELWESRSYREDDMDNKSSNEFFARHCFAHALRLQICLRSANLDTDERATLLHAIERITALHVLLPARAAFFERGSSGIDYSQDEPDWSSVKPVTDTFRPIIREFAVAKENKASNEACMHPWRSVELLPELFDNAVRAVPRDVFRRQTHEAPWLETLFVAVAELAFSTAKEEDFATFSSKFISVLEHLLQVALDRKVGLSLHTILAHANYTGLFEQGLEKVQWNVTALFISLGVDIFLPNSGLRDSRKLLDALLDKVMLQWRESGSRRQRDHDIIKSKIVLPLLRGFAAARDLPSFMELWHNQLVVLEEARQDNSNLSFFSVWEDDELADAYSELMRTSLTETHIAAQMRTAASETRAENGKVAETPQSYAKFVIVEASFRGRVSTFPESETTFTSLLEILTSTLSSKQALHWRWRLWRLVRNFLDNSLQSADNAMANAIISLAEVAAKTVHRNHKDLTKVQLAPLESWEAYRFLIATAKAHASDEPLGSFVKATKDVTDLITSISTKDAKKSMKAPWNGRTDTVDSQTTLGLAYFLALVRVPDVWVLISSEDRSRLFRHILSLAAAQYHSSSLPLEAVSEEARFLQAWASVVCHEYMLNAPFIVSDLSLLLNDSIEQDSSNRKLLIQSLQRVPAPLITRGLRTTILNKLQNVLLEQNSSPDVTIGIITMMAKLAAMPKCDATLTSDWDPIWTAARAVPLEGTDLDLQIMKAFRSLHRAVSAKLLVSSEDERNKMFKKLFSRASKQTAKMKQVDRDSMACYLLRLTLSELWVHRKQLQTAFSEKELAACRQKVFDFVLADMKHVKDQCRKQKMEETITLIKTIDALEDFEDLATNNIEVEKFLTKIDNYMEMSVDSEPSRLIRRRLLASKGPEQNIAQPVLQCAETLALKSLYAEDQQLFIQTTTERFRSMTVEKITHTICEVRGLGLIGENAGYRLLVLYLAVSSLPPVEDRESATAREISLLCTSLAEVIIQSTSIDQFCFASECLDHLLRSHTRSLAQCNIDSILSAIASASSKIGPQISPAYAPTIYTRLCRLMGVVLSLQRLKIGGRFHLVVNAMQRLLGCLFARSRKRGRSRFQSTLSQPFWLAPLDALHATYYTRLLTSLCDPTVSAVLRPQPGASREALTDQTKKAKRIAGQYLQYVVMEYAQCSLRGSLSPEVKAAILPGLYAALDVMSRESMRALNAALDVSGRAVFKSLYDDYVKFGKWNKG